The genomic DNA ATGCCCGCATTGCCGTCGGCCACGGCTTGCGCATACCCGGCGCAGTCGGGGTAGCCGCAACGTGTGCACTGCGTCTGCGGCAGTGCATCGTGGATGCGTGCGGCCAGTCCGTTCACTTCCTGCGTGCCGCGGGCTTCTTGGCAGGGGCAGCCGCCACCGCTTTCCTGGCCGAGGTGCTCTTCGTGGCTGCAACGGCCGCCGTGTTCCGGCCCGGCTTGATCCGGTCTTCGGCCGGCAGGCTTTCGCGTGCGCCGGCGCGGCGCTGGGGCTGGTCGTGGGCCGCGATGAATTTCTGCACCTTGGGGTAGACCAGTTCGCGCCAGCGGCGGCCGCTGAAGATGCCGTAGTGGCCCGCGCCCTTGACTTCATAGTGCTCGCGCTGCGAATCGGCAATGCCGGTGCACAGGCTGTGCGCGGCCTCGGTCTGGCCCGAGCCCGAAATGTCGTCGAGCTCGCCCTCGACCGTGAGCAGGGCGGTCGAATGGATGTCCTGCGGACGCACGCGTTCGATCTGGCCCTTCGGGTTCCTGACGTCCCAGGTGCCGTTCACGAGTTCGAACTCCTGGAACACGGTGCGGATGGTGTCCAGGTAGTAATCGGCGTCCATGTCGAGCACGGCGTTGTACTCGTCATAGAACTTGCGGTGGGCCTCGGCGCTGGCGTCGTCGCCCTTGATGAGGTCCTTGAAGTAGTCGTAGTGGCTGGAGGCGTGGCGGTCGGGGTTCATGGCCACGAAGCCCGTGTGCTGCAGGAAGCCCGGGTACACGCGGCGGCCTTCGCCCGGGAAGCCCTGCGGCACGCGGTAGATCACGTTGTTCTCGAACCACTCGAAGCTCTTGTTCATCGCAAGGTTGTTCACCGCGGTGGGCGACTTGCGCGCATCGATCGGGCCGCCCATCATCGTCATGGTGAGGGGCAGCGGCTCGCCGCGGCTGGCCATCAGCGACACGGCGGCCAGCACCGGCACGGTCGGCTGGCACACGCTCACGACGTGGCAGTTGCCGTATTCGGCCTGCAGGCGGCGGATGAATTCCTGCACGTAGTTGATGTAGTCGTCCAGGTGGAACTCGCCTTCCGACAGCGGCACGAGGCGCGCATTCTTCCAGTCGGTGATGTAGACCTTGTGGTCCTGCAGCATGGTGCGCACCGTGTCGCGCAGCAGCGTGGCGTAGTGGCCCGACAGCGGCGCCACGATCAGCACGACGGGCTGGCTCTTGAGCGTCTTGAGGATGTGCGGCTCGTCGGTGAAGCGCTTGAAGCGGCGCAGCTCGCAGAAGGGCTTGTCGAGTTCGACGGCCTCCTGGATGACCACGTCTTCGCCCTCGACCTTCACGGACTTGATGTTGAACTCGGGCTTCTCGTAGTCCTTGCCCAGGCGGTAGAGCAGGTCGTAGCCCGCAGCCATGCGCTGGGCCATGGGCAACTGGCCCCACACTGCGCCCTGGCCATAAAGCTTGGAAGCCGCTTGCGCGAAGTCCGAGAACGGCTCCATGAGGGAACGCTGGGCTTCGTAGAGTTGATAGAGCATCGCTGGTCTTGGAGTGGAATGTTGCAATGCAATATATCAGCGCATTCGCTGACTTGCAGGGGGCCTAACCCCTACATCGGCCCTGCGGGAAGGGCCGTTTTGAGCCAGCAATGTGAAGGAATCGTAAAACTCGGATTCCCTCACACCTTGCTGACGCCTAGATGACCTTGGCGATCGACGCGCAGACGTAGTCGATGTTCTTGCTGTTGAGCGCGGCCACGCACATGCGGCCGGTGTCGGTGCCGTACACGCCGAATTCATTGCGCAGGCGCACCATCTGGTCCTTGCTGAGACCCGAGTAGCTGAACATGCCGATCTGGGTGGTGATGAAGCTCATGTCTTCCTTCACGCCGGCGGCCTTGAGGCCGTCGACCAGCTTCTGGCGCATGGCCTTGATGCGCACGCGCATCTCGCCGAGTTCCTTTTCCCACAGAGCGCGCAGTTCGGGGTTGCCGAGCACCGCGGCCACCACGGCGCCGCCGTGGATCGGCGGGTTGCTGTAGTTGGTGCGGATCGCGATCTTGAGTTGCGACAGCACGCGGCCGGCTTCTTCCTTGTTCTCGCACAGCACCGAGAGGGCGCCCACGCGTTCGCCATACAGGCTGAAGCTCTTCGAGAACGAGGTCGAGACGAAGAAGGTCAGGCCCGCATCGACGAACTTGGCCACGGCGGCGCCGTCTTCCTTCAGGCCGTAGCCGAAGCCCTGGTAGGCCATGTCGAGGAAGGGCACCAGGCCCTTGGCCTTGACCGTGGCGACGACCTGGTCCCACTGCTCGGGCGTGATGTCATAGCCGGTCGGGTTGTGGCAGCAGGCGTGCAGCACGACGATGGTGCCGGCCGGCGCTGTGTTCAGGGCGGCCAGCATGCCGTCGAAGTTGATGCCGCGCCTGGCGGCGTCGTAGTAGGGATAGCTTTCGACTTCGAAGCCCGCGTTGGTGAACAGGGCGCGGTGGTTTTCCCAGCTCGGGTCGCTGATCAGCACCTTGGCCTTGGGGTTGAGCTTCTTCAGGAAGTCGGCGCCGACCTTGAGGCCGCCGGTGCCGCCGATGGCCTGGATGGTGGCCACGCGGCCCGATTGCACCGGCTCGCTGTCGACGCCGAAGACCAGGCCCTTGACTGCGTTGTCATACGCCACGATGCCGTCGATCGGCAGGTAGCCGCGCGCCGAAGGCGTTTTCATCATGTTCTGTTCGGCGGCCTGCACGCACTGCAAAAGCGGCAGCTTGCCGTTGTCGTCGTAGTAGACGCCGACGCCGAGGTTGACCTTGTTGGGGTTGGTATCGGCTGCAAACTGCTCGTTGAGGCCGAGGATCGGGTCGCGCGGTGCCATTTCGACCGCGGTGAACATAGACATGGAAAGGTCCTTTGGGATGAAAGCTTCGCTGCAACCGGAGGAGGCTTTATCCTTTCCGGTTGCCTTGAATTTTACCGGCGCCATCGCCACCTGTCGGGAACAGCCATGCCAGAGAACAACGAAGCCATAGCAGACCTGAAGAAACTGGACCCGATCGGGCCGGCCAAGCAGGGCGAATTCATCAAGTACCCCGGTTCGCCTTTCGAACTTTTCCAGCCCTATCCGCCGGCCGGGGACCAGCCGAAGGCGATCGACGGGCTGGTCGAGGGCGTGCTCGACGGCGAAGTGTTCCAGACGCTGCTGGGCGTCACGGGCTCGGGCAAGACCTTCACCATGGCCAACGTGATCGCGCGGCTGGGCCGCCCAGCCATCGTGTTCGCACCCAACAAGACGCTGGCGGCGCAGCTCTACAGCGAATTCCGCGAGTTCTTTCCCAAGAACGCCGTCGAGTACTTCGTGAGCTACTACGACTACTACCAGCCCGAGGCCTACGTGCCCCAGCGCGACCTGTTCATCGAGAAGGACTCCTCGATCAACGAGCACATCGAGCAGATGCGCCTGTCGGCCACCAAGAGCGTGCTGGAGCGGCGCGACACGGTCATCGTGGCCACGGTGAGTGCCATCTACGGCATCGGCACGCCCGAGGACTACACGCAGATGCGTTTCATCATGCGGGTGGGCGACAAGATCGGCCAGCGCGACGTGATCGGGCGGCTGATCCGCATGCAGTACACCCGCAACGAGCAGGATTTCTCGCGCGGCACCTTCCGCGTGCGCGGCGACACCATCGACGTGTTTCCGGCCGAGCACAGCGAGCTGGCCATCCGCATCGAGCTGTTCGACGACGAGATCGAGACCCTGCAGCTGTTCGACCCGCTCACGGGCCGCATCCGCCAGAAGATCCCGCGCTTCACCGTGTACCCGTCGAGCCACTACGTGACGCCGCGCGACAAGGTGCTGAGCGCGGTCGAAACCATCAAGATCGAGCTGGCCGAGCGGCTCAAGGAGTTCGTGAGCCAGGGCAAGCTGGTGGAGGCGCAGCGGCTGGAGCAGCGCACCCGCTTCGACCTCGAGATGCTGGCCGAGATCGGCCACTGCAAGGGCATCGAGAACTACACGCGGCACCTCTCTGGCGCAGCGCCCGGCGAGCCGCCGGCCACGCTGACCGACTACCTGCCGAAGGACGCGCTGATGTTCCTCGACGAGAGCCACCAGATGGTCGGCCAGCTCGGCGGCATGTACAACGGCGACCGGGCGCGCAAGACCACGCTGGTCGAGTACGGCTTCCGGCTGCCGAGCGCGCTGGACAACCGGCCGCTCAAGCTGGAGGAGTTCGAGACGCGCATGCGCCAGTGCATCTTCGTCTCCGCCACGCCGGCGCAGTACGAGAAGGACCATGCCGGCAACGTGGTCGAGCAGCTGGTGCGCCCGACCGGCCTGATCGACCCCGAGGTCGAGGTGCGCCCCGCAACCCATCAGGTGGACGACGTGCTGGGCGAGATCCGCATCCGCGTCGACAAGAACGAGCGCGTGCTGATCACCACGCTGACCAAGCGCATGGCCGAGCAGCTGAC from Variovorax sp. V93 includes the following:
- the uvrB gene encoding excinuclease ABC subunit UvrB, whose translation is MPENNEAIADLKKLDPIGPAKQGEFIKYPGSPFELFQPYPPAGDQPKAIDGLVEGVLDGEVFQTLLGVTGSGKTFTMANVIARLGRPAIVFAPNKTLAAQLYSEFREFFPKNAVEYFVSYYDYYQPEAYVPQRDLFIEKDSSINEHIEQMRLSATKSVLERRDTVIVATVSAIYGIGTPEDYTQMRFIMRVGDKIGQRDVIGRLIRMQYTRNEQDFSRGTFRVRGDTIDVFPAEHSELAIRIELFDDEIETLQLFDPLTGRIRQKIPRFTVYPSSHYVTPRDKVLSAVETIKIELAERLKEFVSQGKLVEAQRLEQRTRFDLEMLAEIGHCKGIENYTRHLSGAAPGEPPATLTDYLPKDALMFLDESHQMVGQLGGMYNGDRARKTTLVEYGFRLPSALDNRPLKLEEFETRMRQCIFVSATPAQYEKDHAGNVVEQLVRPTGLIDPEVEVRPATHQVDDVLGEIRIRVDKNERVLITTLTKRMAEQLTDYLGDNGVKVRYLHSDVDTVERVEILRDLRLGSFDVLVGINLLREGLDIPEVSLVAILDADKEGFLRAERSLIQTIGRAARNLNGKAILYADRMTDSMKKAIDETERRRARQIAYNEANGITPRSIVKQVRDLIDGVYSEKTGKEMAKLDLERAKVEDMSEKDIAREIKRLEKLMMEHARNLEFEKAARVRDQLALLREQAFGASGGDNIAVLPS
- a CDS encoding polyhydroxyalkanoate depolymerase, which translates into the protein MLYQLYEAQRSLMEPFSDFAQAASKLYGQGAVWGQLPMAQRMAAGYDLLYRLGKDYEKPEFNIKSVKVEGEDVVIQEAVELDKPFCELRRFKRFTDEPHILKTLKSQPVVLIVAPLSGHYATLLRDTVRTMLQDHKVYITDWKNARLVPLSEGEFHLDDYINYVQEFIRRLQAEYGNCHVVSVCQPTVPVLAAVSLMASRGEPLPLTMTMMGGPIDARKSPTAVNNLAMNKSFEWFENNVIYRVPQGFPGEGRRVYPGFLQHTGFVAMNPDRHASSHYDYFKDLIKGDDASAEAHRKFYDEYNAVLDMDADYYLDTIRTVFQEFELVNGTWDVRNPKGQIERVRPQDIHSTALLTVEGELDDISGSGQTEAAHSLCTGIADSQREHYEVKGAGHYGIFSGRRWRELVYPKVQKFIAAHDQPQRRAGARESLPAEDRIKPGRNTAAVAATKSTSARKAVAAAPAKKPAARRK
- a CDS encoding amino acid aminotransferase, giving the protein MSMFTAVEMAPRDPILGLNEQFAADTNPNKVNLGVGVYYDDNGKLPLLQCVQAAEQNMMKTPSARGYLPIDGIVAYDNAVKGLVFGVDSEPVQSGRVATIQAIGGTGGLKVGADFLKKLNPKAKVLISDPSWENHRALFTNAGFEVESYPYYDAARRGINFDGMLAALNTAPAGTIVVLHACCHNPTGYDITPEQWDQVVATVKAKGLVPFLDMAYQGFGYGLKEDGAAVAKFVDAGLTFFVSTSFSKSFSLYGERVGALSVLCENKEEAGRVLSQLKIAIRTNYSNPPIHGGAVVAAVLGNPELRALWEKELGEMRVRIKAMRQKLVDGLKAAGVKEDMSFITTQIGMFSYSGLSKDQMVRLRNEFGVYGTDTGRMCVAALNSKNIDYVCASIAKVI